Within Stigmatella aurantiaca, the genomic segment GAGCGAGGCGCACGATCTGTGGCGCAACCAGGAGGCGGTGGCCGCGGGCGACTGGACCAAGATGGACCTGGCCAAGGCGAACGCGCTGCTCGACGAGGCGGGCTTCAAGCGGGGCGAGGCGGGCATCCGGGCCGGTCCGGACAAGGCGCCCCTGCGCTTCGAGATCAACGTCGTCACGGGCTGGACGGACTGGGTGCGCGCCGCGCAGATCATCGCGCAGAACCTCAAGCAGCTGGGCTTCGACACCACGCTGAAGACCTATGACTTCAGCCCCTTCTTCGAGCGGCTCCAGAAGGGCGAGTACGACATGAGCATGGGCTGGACGTCGGATGAGCCCACGCCGTACCACGTCTACCGCGACCTCATGTCCAGCGAGACCGTCCGCCCGGTGGGAGAGGTGGCCGCCCGCAACTGGAACCGCTTCGCGAGCAAGGAGGCGGACGCCCTCTTCAAGGCCTTCGAGGGCACGAGCGATGTGGAGGAGCAGAAGAAGCTCGCCGCGCAGATGCAGATGATCTTCGTGCAGAACGCGCCCACGGTCCCCCTCTTTCCCGGCCCGTCGTGGGGAGAGTACAGTACGCGCCGCTTCACGAACTTCCCGAACAAGGAAAACCCTTACGCGAAGCTCACGCCGAACAGCCCCCCGGAGAACCTGTTCGTCCTGGTGGAAGTGAAGCCCAAGTAGCCCTTAAGCGTCTGAGAAAGGCTCACCCGGTCCCGTGCGACACCTCCTGCGAAACCTGGGCTTGTACGCGGTTGCCGCGTGGGCCTCTCTCACGCTGAACTTTCTCATCCCGCGGCTCATGCCGGGCGATCCCGGCTCGGCCATGTTCGCGCGCTTCGCGGGGCAGCTGCAGCCCGAGGCCATCGACGCCCTGCGTCTGGCGTTTGGCTTCACCAACGAGCCGCTGCTCCAGCAGTACTTCACCTACGTGCGCCACCTGTTCCAGGGCGACCTGGGCCTGTCCGTCGCGTACTTCCCCGCGACGGTGACGGAGGTCATCTCCACGGGCCTGGGCTGGACGCTGCTCCTGTCGGGCATTGCGGTCATTCTCAGCTTCGGGCTCGGCACGGCGCTCGGCGTGGTGGCCACGTGGCGGCGCGGCGGCTGGCTGGACTCGGTGCTGCCGCCGGTGCTGATCTTCCTGGGGGCGTTTCCCTACTTCTGGCTGGCGATGGTGCTGCTCTACGTGCTGGGGTTCGTGCTGGGCGCGTTCCCCCTGCGGCATGCCTACAGCGACACGATCGCCCCCTCGTTCAGCGCGGAGTTCATCTTCAGCGTGGTGCAGCACATGGTGCTGCCCGCCCTGGCGATCGTGATTGCCTCGCTCGGCGGCTGGATGCTCAGCATGCGCAGCACCATGGTGGGCATTCTCGCCGAGGACTACATCACCATGGCGAACGCCAAGGGCCTGTCCCAGAAGCGCATCATGTTCCACTACGCCGCCCGCAACGCGCTGCTGCCGAACGTCACGGGCTTCGGCATGGCGCTGGGGTTCGTCCTGTCGGGCTCGCTGCTGACGGAGATCGTCTTCTCGTACCCGGGCCAGGGCTATCTGCTCATCCAGGCGGTGCGCAACCAGGACTACCCGCTCATGCAGGGCATCTTCCTGACCATCACCCTGGCGGTGCTGGGGGCGAACCTGCTGGTGGACATTCTGTACGTGTGGCTTGACCCGCGGACGCGGGCGCGCTGACGGGAAGGACGAAAGAAGGCTGCAATGTCATCCGCGACTCAAGCCAAGAAGCAGCGCTCGGGGTTCCTCTGGCAGCTCCTCGAGAACCGCAAGGCCGCCTTCGGCGCGGCGCTCATCCTGTTCTTCGTCCTGCTCGGCCTCCTGGGGCCGGTGCTCGTCTCGACGGACCCGGCCGCCTTCGTGGGCGCGCCCCACCAGCCGCCCTCGTCCGAGTTCCTCTTCGGCACCACCGGGCAGGGCCAGGACGTGCTCGCGCAGACCATTGCCGGGGCCCGCACGTCGCTCATCGTCGGGTTCGTGACGGGCTTCGCCGTCATGGCGATTGGCGCCTTGATCGGCATGACGGCTGGCTTCTTCGGCGGGTGGCTTGACGGCATCCTGTCCTTCGTCACCAACGTGTTCCTCATCATCCCCGGTCTGCCCATGGCGGTGGTGATCGCCGCCTACCTCCAGCCGGGCCCCGTCACCATCGGGCTCGTGCTGGTCGTCACCGGCTGGGCGTGGAATGCGCGCATGCTGCGCTCGCAGATCCTCTCGTTGCGGGAGAAGGACTTCGTCCTGGCGGCGATCGTCAGCGGGGAGGGGCGCCTGCGGATCATCTTCCGGGAGATTCTGCCCAACATGACGTCGCTCTTGATGAGCGGCTTCATCTCGGCGACGGTCTACGCGATCGGCGCGCAGGTGGGGCTGGAGTTCCTGGGCATCGGGGACGTCAGCGTGGTGACGTGGGGCACGAACCTGTACTGGGCCTCGAACAACGCCGCCCTGCTGACGGGCGCGTGGTGGACGGTGGTCCCCACGGGCATGTGCGTGGCGCTCATCGGCTTCGCGCTCGTGCTCGTCAACTTCGCGATCGACGAGATTACCAACCCGCGGCTCCGGGCCGAGGGGACGTGGACGCGGCTCCTCAAGAGCCACAACCTGGAAGGGGGGCTGTCAACCCCCGTGGTGAGGCGCTAATGGAAGCCAAGGCCCCGGCGTTGCTGTCGGTGAAGGACTTGCGGGTGGAGTACCTCACCCCGGCAGGGCCCGTGTGCGCCGTCGATGGCGTCTCGTTCGACATCGGCAAGGGCGAGGTGCTGGGGCTTGCGGGCGAGTCGGGCAGCGGCAAGTCGACCGTGGCCCAGGCCCTGCTGCGCATCCTCCGTCCGCCCGCGGTCATCACGGGTGGCCAGGTGCTCTTCGAGGGCGAGGACGTGCTGGCGATGAGCGAGGCGCAGCTGCGGCAGCTGCGCTGGCGGAAGATCTCGCTCGTGTTCCAGAGCGCGATGAACTCGCTCAACCCCATCCTCAGCATTGGCGAGCAGATCGTCGATGCCATCCAGGCGCACCTGCCGATGAAGCGCCCCGAGGCGCTCGACCGGGCCGTGGCGCTGCTGAAGCTCGTGGGCATCGACAGCTCGCGCCTCACGAGCTACCCGCACCAGCTGTCGGGCGGCATGCGGCAGCGCGTGGTGATCGCCATCGCGCTGGCGCTCGAGCCGCCCCTGATGCTCATGGACGAGCCCACCACGGCGCTCGACGTGGTGGTGCAGAAGGAGATCCTCCACCAGGTCTCGGAGCTCAAGGAGAAGCTCGGGTTTTCGATCCTGTTCATCACGCATGACTTGTCGCTGATCCTCGAGTTCTCCACGCGGATCGCCGTCCTCTACGCGGGCAAGCTCATGGAGATGGCCCCCTCGCGGGAGCTGTACACCGCGCCCAAGCACCCGTACACCCAGGGGCTCCTGGGCTCGGTCCCGTCGGTCCGGGGCCCGCGCCGCAAGCTCGTGGGCATTCCGGGCTCGCCCCCGGACATGCGGCGGCTGCCGTCAGGGTGCCGCTTCCACCCGCGCTGCCCCTCGGCCATGGACCAGTGCAAGGCCACGGTGCCGGAGCTGCGTCAGCTGGGGCCGGATCACATCGAGGCCTGCCACCTGGATTCCCAAACCCCATGACGATCATCAAGCCGGAGAGCCAGGTGCTCCTCGAGGCCCAGGGCATCAGCAAGTACTTTCAGGTGGGGGGAGGCTTCAGGCCCAAGCAGCTGCGCGCCCTCAATGAGGTCTCCTTCTCGCTGAGCGAGCGCCAGGTGGTTGCGCTCGTGGGCGAGTCGGGCAGCGGCAAGAGCACGATCGCGCGGCTGCTCGTGCGGCTGATGGACCCCTCGGGCGGGAAGATTCTCTTCCGGGGCCAGGACGTTCTCCGGGAAGAGCCGCGTCACGCCTCGCTCAGCTACCGGTCGCAAGTCCAGATGATCTTCCAGGATCCGTTTGGCTCGCTGAACCCGGTCCACACCATTGGCAACCACCTGGAGCGGCCCCTGATGCTCCATGGCAAGGCGAAGAGCGCCGCGGAGCTGCGCGACCGCGTGCACGAACTGCTCGCCACGGTGGACCTGAGCCCGGCCGCCGATGTGGCCTCCCGGTATCCGCACCAGCTCTCGGGCGGCCAGCGCCAGCGCGTGGCCATTGCCCGGGCGCTGGCCCCGGGGCCCTCCGTCATCCTGGCCGACGAGCCCATCTCCATGCTCGACGTGTCCATCCGCGTGGGCGTGCTGAACCTGATGGAGCGCCTCAAGGAGGAGCGGGGCATCGGGTACCTGTACATCACCCACGACATCGCCAGCGCGCGCTACTTCGCGGACCGGACGATGGTGATGTACGCGGGGCACATCGTGGAAGGCGCGCCGAGCGAGGAGCTGATGCTCAAGCCCGCGCACCCCTACACCCAGCTGCTGCTCTCCGCGGTGCCGGATCCGAACGGCTCCATGAAGAGCGCGCTGAACGCGAAGTCCGGGGCGCCCAAGCTGATTGATCCGCCCCCCGGCTGTCCGTTCGCCGACCGCTGCCCGAGCGTCATGGCCGTGTGCCGGCAGGAGATGCCGGGGGCGACGCCGCTCGGCCAGGATCGCTGGGTGCGCTGCCACCTGTTCGGCCAGGGCGCCGCCACGGGGACGGCCTCCGCTCAGGAGCCGGGCGCCGCGGGCCCCCGGAGTGCCCTCGCGGAAGGTGCTGCTTCCTGAAGCGACCCGTTGAACGGAGGTTCCCAACACATGACTACCCTTCGCTTTCCCACTGAGTTCGTCTGGGGGGTCGCCACCTCCTCCTACCAAATCGAAGGCGCCGCGCTGGAAGACGGGCGCGGGGAGTCGATCTGGGATCGCTTCTCCAAGACGCCCGGGAAGGTGCGGGACGGGACGAACGGCGACGTCGCGTGCGACCACTACCACCGCTTCCGCGAAGACATCGCGTTGATGAAGAGCCTGGGCATCCGGCACTACCGCTTCTCCGTGGCGTGGCCCCGCATCCTCCCCGCGGGCCGCGGGAAGGTGAATCAGGCGGGCCTGGACTTCTACGGCCGCCTGGTGGACGCACTGCTCGAGGCGGGCATCGAGCCCTTCGTGACGCTGTACCACTGGGACTTGCCCCAGGCGCTCCAGGACGAGGGCGGCTGGGCGAAGCGCTCGACGGCGGAGGCGTTCGCCGAGTACGCGGGCGTGGTGGCGAAGTTCCTGGGGAGCCGGGTGAAGAAGTGGATCACCCACAATGAGCCCTGGTGCGCGGGCATTCTCAGCCATCAGCTCGGCATCCACGCGCCGGGGCTGAAGGACTACCGCACGGCGCTCGCCGCGAGCCACCACCTGCTGCTGTCCCATGGGCTCGCCGTGCCCATCATCCGCGCCGCCAGCCCGGGGGCCGAGGTGGGCATTACCCTGAACCTGACGCCCTCGGAGCCCGCCTCGCCGAGCGCGGCGGACCACGACGCGGCCCGGCACTTCGACGGCCACTTCAACCGCTGGTTCCTGGATCCGCTCTTCGGGCGCCGCTACCCCGTGGACATCGTCGCCGACTACATCGCCGCGGGGCACCTGCCGCCCGAGGGCCTCACCGTGGTGCAGCCCGGGGACTTCGAGGCCATCGCGGTGAAGTGCGACTTTCTGGGGATCAACTACTACAACCGCACGGTCCTTCGCAGCGACAAGGTCCCCGAGGCGCAGAACGAGCCGCGCCAGGTGTTCCTCGCGCCGGAGAAGGAGTGGACCGAGATGGGCTGGGAGGTTCATCCCAACGGCCTCCGGGACACCCTCCTGCGCGTCCACCTCGACTACCGGCCGCGGAAAATCTACGTGACGGAGAATGGGGCGAGCTACTCGACGCCTCCCGGGGCCGACGGGCGCGTGAAGGACGAGCAGCGGCTCGCCTTCCTGAGGGACCACTTCGCCGCGGCCCACCGCGCGATGGAGGCGGGGGTGCCCCTGGCGGGCTACTTCGTGTGGTCGCTCATGGACAACTTCGAGTGGGACCGCGGCTATTCGCAACGTTTCGGCATCGTGTGGGTGGACTACAAGACGCAGCAGCGCATTCCCAAAGACAGTGCGCTCTGGTACCGGGGCGTCATCGCGGAGAACGCGGTTCAGGTGCCCTGACCGCCGCCCACCTCCCTCGACGAGGACCTTCCTGACATGTCCCAACACTCTCAATACGTGGCCAAGGCGCAGACGCTGGTGTCCCAGATGACGCTGGAGGAGAAGGCCCGGCTCCTGTCTGGCAATGGCTCGTGGACGACCCACCAGGTCGAGCGTCTGGGCATTCCCTCCATCTTCATGGCGGACGGCCCCCACGGGCTCCGGAAGGCCCTGGGGCCGAACACCGCGGACAGCGTGCCGGCCACGTGTTTTCCCACCGCCTCCGCGCTGGCCTCCTCCTGGAACACGGAGCTCATCCAGCAGGTGGGTGCCGCGCTGGCCCGGGAGGCCCAGGCCAATGACGTCCAGCTGCTGCTGGGGCCGGGCATCAACATGAAGCGCTCGCCGCTGGGCGGGCGCAACTTCGAGTACTTCTCCGAGGACCCCCTCCTCGCGGGCCAGCTCTCGGCGGCCTACATCCAGGGCGTTCAGGGCGAGGGGGTGGGCACCTCCTTGAAGCACTTCGCGGTGAACAATCAGGAATTCGAGCGCATGGTGAGCGACTCGATCCTCGATGAGCGCACCATGCGGGAGATCTACCTGCCTGCCTTCGAGATCTCCATCACCCAGGCCCAGCCGTGGTCGGTGATGTGCGCCTACAACAAGGTCAATGGCGTCTACGCCTCGGAGAACCCGTTCCTGCTGGAGGACATCCTTCGCAAGGAGTGGGGGTTCGAGGGGTTCGTGGTGTCGGACTGGGGCGCCGTGCACGACCGCGCCAAGGGTGTCCAGGCAGGGCTGAACCTGGAGATGCCGGGCAGCGGGGAAGTGAACCGCAAGAAGATCATCGAGGCGGTCAACGCGGGTGAGCTGCCCGAGAAGCGGCTGGACGAGGTGGTGGTCTCGCTGCTCGCCGTGGTCTTCAAGGCCGTGGAGCACCGCCGCACCGGCTTCCGGGCCGACCTGGACCAGCACCACGCGCTGGCGCGGCAGGTGGCCGGTGAGAGCATCATCCTCCTGAAGAACGAGGACCAGCTCCTGCCGCTGGAGGTGGGGGGCAAGAAGAAGATCGCCCTGATTGGCGCCTTCGCCAAGGAGCCCCGCTTCCAGGGCGCGGGCAGCTCGCAGGTGAATCCGGCCCGCCTCTCCAACGCGCACGACGAGCTGGTGGCGCTCCTGGGTGGCAGCGAGCGCATCGGGTACGCGAGCGGCTATGACCTGGAGGGCGTCACCTCCGCGCAGCTCCTCGATGAGGCGCGGCAGCAGGCGAAGAACGCCGACGTGGCCATCGTCTTCGCGGGCCTGCCGGACAGCCACGAGTCCGAGGGCTTCGACCGCGCCACGCTGGACATGCCCGAGGGGCACAACCAGCTCATCGAGGCGGTCAGCCAGGTGCAGCCCAACACGGTGGTGGTGCTGATGAATGGCTCGGCCATCACCATGCCGTGGGTGGCAAAGGTGAAGGCCATCCTGGAGGGCTGGCTCACGGGCCAGGCCGGTGGCGGCGCCATCGCCGACATCCTCACGGGCAAGGTGAACCCCTCGGCGAAGCTGCAGGAGACCTTCCCCGTGCGCACGGAGGACGCGCCGTCCGCGCTCGAGTTCCCCGGCCTGAACCAGCGGGCGTACTACGGCGAGGGCGTCTTCATCGGCTACCGCTACTACGACAAGAAGAACCTCGCGCCGCTGTTCCCGTTTGGCTTTGGCCTGAGCTACACCACCTTCGCCTATTCGGGGCTGACGCTCGGCGCGGCGTCCATCCGGGACACGGACAGCCTCACCGTCCAGTTCAAGGTGAAGAACACGGGCAAGGTGGCGGGCAAGGAAGCCGTGCAGCTCTACGTCCGCGAGGACAAGCCCGTGGTCAGCCGTCCCGAGAAGGAGCTCAAGGCCTTCACCAAGGTGGCGCTCCAGCCGGGCGAGGAGAAGACGGTGAGCTTCACTCTGAAGGCGCGTGACTTCTCGTACTTCGATCTGGGCCGCCGCCAGTGGACGGTGCAGCCGGGCCGGTTCGACATCCTGGTGGGCGGCTCCTCGCGGGAGCTGCCCCTGCGCCAGTCCGTTTCGGTGGAGGCCCCGGTGGCCGTGCCGGTGCTGACGCGCGAGTCCCTGGTGAAGGAGTTCCGGGACCACCCCAAGGGCAAGGAGTTCTACCCTCGGCTGGCGGGCATCATCATGGGCGGAGCGGCCGCGGGGACCGACCCCAAGCGCACCCCCCAGGAGGAGCGCGCCCGGAAGAAGGCGGAGATGTCCACGCTGGTGTTCGTGCACGACATGCCGGCCTACAAGCTGATCAACTTCTCGGAAGGCAAGTTCACCGAGCAGATGCTGAACGACATCCTGGCGCAGGTGCAGTAGCCCCGGGCGCCCGGCGTCACTCCTGGGGACTGGGCATCATGTCCCGGTCCAGGGGGATGGCGAACTCGAAGCGCGCGCCCTTGCCCGGCGCCGAGTGCACCTCGAGGGTGCCCCCGTGGGCGAGGGCGATCTGCCGCGCCAGGTACAGGCCGAGGCCCAGCCCCGACGAGTGAGGGCCCCGCGAGAAGCGCTCGAACAGCCGGGACAGCAGGTGCGGCGCAATCCCCGGGCCCTGGTCGGAGACGGTGAGGACGGCCCAGGGGCCATCCAGGCGCGTCTGCCGGGAAGCCTCCACGAGCACGGGGAGTCCCGCCGGGGAGTGCTTCAGCGCGTTGGCCACGAGGTTCGAGAGCACCTGGCGGAGGCGGGCCGGATCGGCCATGACCGTCAGCTCCGAGGGGCCGCGGAATTGGACTTCGGTCCGAGGGGTCGTGGCGGCGGCGGCGGACTCCTCCACCAGCCGCATCAGGTCCACCGGCTGTGCCTGTAGGACGAAGAGCCCCTGGTCGAGCCGGCCCACGTCGAGCAGATCCGAGGCCAGGCGCGAGAGGGCCGTGACGCCCTGGGCCGCCGCCGAGGCATCGCGCAGGTAGTCCGCGGCCTGGTTGCGGAGGGCCCGCTTGTGGATGAGCTCGATGCGCGTGCGCAGCGAGAACAGGTGGTTGGCCATGTCATGGGCGAAGACGGTGATGAGCTCATCGGCGGCGGCGCGGCGGCCCTGCGCGGCGGCGGCCTGCGTGAGCTGCTCCACGAGCTCGGCGCGGTGGGCCAGCATGCCCACCCACCGGGCCACGGTCTCGACGAAGCGCAAGTCGTCCAGGGAGAAGAACTCGGGCTGCTCCGTGGTGCACCCCAGCACCCCGCGCCGCTGGCCTCCGATTTCGATGGGGACCGAGATGTTGGACCGGATCTTCAGCCCGAACTTGATGCCGGGCAGCTCTCCGGGGTCCTCGTCCTGATGCCCGGAGTGCCACGGTTGCCCTGTCTCGAAGACCTCGACGGTGCGCCCGCGGTTGGCCAGCTGCAGCCGGTCCAGGCCGAGGCCCCGCTGTTTACGCCCCATGGGCGTATCGCTGACGCCCATGGCCACGAGCGTCTGGGTTTGGGGCTCCAGCAGGAAGATGTCCACCTTGTCCGCGTGGAGGATCTCGCTGATGAGGTGGCTGGCCCGCTCCAGCGTGGGGCGAAGTTCGGCTGCGGGCAGCGCCAGCAGTTGCTCGAGCGTCTGCCACAGTTGGTCGCGACGCTCGTTCTCGGATGGAGGCGGATGCGCAGACACAACGGCAACATGCGCACCGCCGGGACGGAAGGGAGGAGCGGTCCCGGCGGGGCCGGCTTTCCTGCTTGCTCTCCGGACAGGGCGCCCTGCTGGGGCGTGGGCTTCAGTGCCCGATGCGGACGTTGCTGAGCCCCTCGAGCACATCCCCGCCGTCACACGTGCCCACGGTGGTCTGCTTCTCCAGGTGGACGGTGGAAGGCTGCAGGGTGAACTGGAGCGGCTCCGGGCAGTCGAAGCCGTAGTAGCTGAGGAGCTGT encodes:
- a CDS encoding ABC transporter permease, translating into MRHLLRNLGLYAVAAWASLTLNFLIPRLMPGDPGSAMFARFAGQLQPEAIDALRLAFGFTNEPLLQQYFTYVRHLFQGDLGLSVAYFPATVTEVISTGLGWTLLLSGIAVILSFGLGTALGVVATWRRGGWLDSVLPPVLIFLGAFPYFWLAMVLLYVLGFVLGAFPLRHAYSDTIAPSFSAEFIFSVVQHMVLPALAIVIASLGGWMLSMRSTMVGILAEDYITMANAKGLSQKRIMFHYAARNALLPNVTGFGMALGFVLSGSLLTEIVFSYPGQGYLLIQAVRNQDYPLMQGIFLTITLAVLGANLLVDILYVWLDPRTRAR
- a CDS encoding ABC transporter permease, producing MSSATQAKKQRSGFLWQLLENRKAAFGAALILFFVLLGLLGPVLVSTDPAAFVGAPHQPPSSEFLFGTTGQGQDVLAQTIAGARTSLIVGFVTGFAVMAIGALIGMTAGFFGGWLDGILSFVTNVFLIIPGLPMAVVIAAYLQPGPVTIGLVLVVTGWAWNARMLRSQILSLREKDFVLAAIVSGEGRLRIIFREILPNMTSLLMSGFISATVYAIGAQVGLEFLGIGDVSVVTWGTNLYWASNNAALLTGAWWTVVPTGMCVALIGFALVLVNFAIDEITNPRLRAEGTWTRLLKSHNLEGGLSTPVVRR
- a CDS encoding ABC transporter ATP-binding protein — protein: MEAKAPALLSVKDLRVEYLTPAGPVCAVDGVSFDIGKGEVLGLAGESGSGKSTVAQALLRILRPPAVITGGQVLFEGEDVLAMSEAQLRQLRWRKISLVFQSAMNSLNPILSIGEQIVDAIQAHLPMKRPEALDRAVALLKLVGIDSSRLTSYPHQLSGGMRQRVVIAIALALEPPLMLMDEPTTALDVVVQKEILHQVSELKEKLGFSILFITHDLSLILEFSTRIAVLYAGKLMEMAPSRELYTAPKHPYTQGLLGSVPSVRGPRRKLVGIPGSPPDMRRLPSGCRFHPRCPSAMDQCKATVPELRQLGPDHIEACHLDSQTP
- a CDS encoding ABC transporter ATP-binding protein, producing MTIIKPESQVLLEAQGISKYFQVGGGFRPKQLRALNEVSFSLSERQVVALVGESGSGKSTIARLLVRLMDPSGGKILFRGQDVLREEPRHASLSYRSQVQMIFQDPFGSLNPVHTIGNHLERPLMLHGKAKSAAELRDRVHELLATVDLSPAADVASRYPHQLSGGQRQRVAIARALAPGPSVILADEPISMLDVSIRVGVLNLMERLKEERGIGYLYITHDIASARYFADRTMVMYAGHIVEGAPSEELMLKPAHPYTQLLLSAVPDPNGSMKSALNAKSGAPKLIDPPPGCPFADRCPSVMAVCRQEMPGATPLGQDRWVRCHLFGQGAATGTASAQEPGAAGPRSALAEGAAS
- a CDS encoding GH1 family beta-glucosidase; translated protein: MTTLRFPTEFVWGVATSSYQIEGAALEDGRGESIWDRFSKTPGKVRDGTNGDVACDHYHRFREDIALMKSLGIRHYRFSVAWPRILPAGRGKVNQAGLDFYGRLVDALLEAGIEPFVTLYHWDLPQALQDEGGWAKRSTAEAFAEYAGVVAKFLGSRVKKWITHNEPWCAGILSHQLGIHAPGLKDYRTALAASHHLLLSHGLAVPIIRAASPGAEVGITLNLTPSEPASPSAADHDAARHFDGHFNRWFLDPLFGRRYPVDIVADYIAAGHLPPEGLTVVQPGDFEAIAVKCDFLGINYYNRTVLRSDKVPEAQNEPRQVFLAPEKEWTEMGWEVHPNGLRDTLLRVHLDYRPRKIYVTENGASYSTPPGADGRVKDEQRLAFLRDHFAAAHRAMEAGVPLAGYFVWSLMDNFEWDRGYSQRFGIVWVDYKTQQRIPKDSALWYRGVIAENAVQVP
- a CDS encoding glycoside hydrolase family 3 C-terminal domain-containing protein gives rise to the protein MSQHSQYVAKAQTLVSQMTLEEKARLLSGNGSWTTHQVERLGIPSIFMADGPHGLRKALGPNTADSVPATCFPTASALASSWNTELIQQVGAALAREAQANDVQLLLGPGINMKRSPLGGRNFEYFSEDPLLAGQLSAAYIQGVQGEGVGTSLKHFAVNNQEFERMVSDSILDERTMREIYLPAFEISITQAQPWSVMCAYNKVNGVYASENPFLLEDILRKEWGFEGFVVSDWGAVHDRAKGVQAGLNLEMPGSGEVNRKKIIEAVNAGELPEKRLDEVVVSLLAVVFKAVEHRRTGFRADLDQHHALARQVAGESIILLKNEDQLLPLEVGGKKKIALIGAFAKEPRFQGAGSSQVNPARLSNAHDELVALLGGSERIGYASGYDLEGVTSAQLLDEARQQAKNADVAIVFAGLPDSHESEGFDRATLDMPEGHNQLIEAVSQVQPNTVVVLMNGSAITMPWVAKVKAILEGWLTGQAGGGAIADILTGKVNPSAKLQETFPVRTEDAPSALEFPGLNQRAYYGEGVFIGYRYYDKKNLAPLFPFGFGLSYTTFAYSGLTLGAASIRDTDSLTVQFKVKNTGKVAGKEAVQLYVREDKPVVSRPEKELKAFTKVALQPGEEKTVSFTLKARDFSYFDLGRRQWTVQPGRFDILVGGSSRELPLRQSVSVEAPVAVPVLTRESLVKEFRDHPKGKEFYPRLAGIIMGGAAAGTDPKRTPQEERARKKAEMSTLVFVHDMPAYKLINFSEGKFTEQMLNDILAQVQ
- a CDS encoding GAF domain-containing sensor histidine kinase, with the protein product MSAHPPPSENERRDQLWQTLEQLLALPAAELRPTLERASHLISEILHADKVDIFLLEPQTQTLVAMGVSDTPMGRKQRGLGLDRLQLANRGRTVEVFETGQPWHSGHQDEDPGELPGIKFGLKIRSNISVPIEIGGQRRGVLGCTTEQPEFFSLDDLRFVETVARWVGMLAHRAELVEQLTQAAAAQGRRAAADELITVFAHDMANHLFSLRTRIELIHKRALRNQAADYLRDASAAAQGVTALSRLASDLLDVGRLDQGLFVLQAQPVDLMRLVEESAAAATTPRTEVQFRGPSELTVMADPARLRQVLSNLVANALKHSPAGLPVLVEASRQTRLDGPWAVLTVSDQGPGIAPHLLSRLFERFSRGPHSSGLGLGLYLARQIALAHGGTLEVHSAPGKGARFEFAIPLDRDMMPSPQE